Proteins found in one Peromyscus leucopus breed LL Stock unplaced genomic scaffold, UCI_PerLeu_2.1 scaffold_1057, whole genome shotgun sequence genomic segment:
- the LOC114684800 gene encoding LOW QUALITY PROTEIN: zinc finger protein 784-like (The sequence of the model RefSeq protein was modified relative to this genomic sequence to represent the inferred CDS: inserted 1 base in 1 codon; deleted 1 base in 1 codon) produces the protein MAAARPDPXIPSSPTRESPSPEPSDLVLVPDGGYSATPPSDLIEIQVVKVTDTTSVPEPPEPGSFHCALCPAAFHLVSELLFHEHGHLAAVEGLGQGGDPSRCHVCGHSCPGPASLRAHYSLHTGERPYRCPLCPRAFKALAPLLRHQHRHGVEPGNSQRLPPTASTGQPNPRVAQERSEVVTAAAAAGAAVGKPFACRFCTKPFRRSSDMRDHERVHTGERPYHCGICGKGFTQSSVLSGHARIHTGERPFRCTLCDRTFNNSSNFRKHQRTHFHGPGPGVGESGGQLRPTSVAQESGRKRGTENTLKEGLGETVKVNVEVDQ, from the exons ATGGCCGCCGCGCGCCCGGACC TGATTCCGAGCTCACCGACCCGGGAGTCGCCATCCCCGGAGCCGTCGGACCTG gtcCTGGTGCCTGATGGTGGCTACTCTGCCACTCCCCCAAGTGACCTCATCGAGATCCAGGTGGTAAAAGTTACAGATACTACATCGGTACCTGAGCCCCCAGAGCCGGGATCTTTCCACTGTGCCCTGTGTCCCGCGGCCTTCCACCTGGTCTCAGAGCTGCTGTTTCACGAACATGGCCACCTGGCAGCCGTGGAGGGGCTTGGGCAGGGAGGGGACCCAAGCCGTTGTCACGTGTGTGGCCACAGCTGTCCGGGTCCTGCTAGCTTGCGTGCCCACTACAGCTTGCACACGGGAGAGCGGCCTTACCGCTGCCCACTGTGCCCACGGGCGTTTAAGGCCTTGGCACCCCTGCTCCGGCACCAGCACCGACACGGGGTGGAGCCGGGCAACTCTCAGAGGCTTCCACCCACAGCATCAACTGGACAGCCAAACCCAAGGGTGGCCCAGGAGAGGTCGGAGGTGGTGACGGCCGCGGCAGCTGCGGGGGCCGCGGTAGGCAAGCCTTTCGCCTGCAGGTTCTGTACCAAGCCCTTCCGGCGCTCCTCGGACATGCGAGACCACGAGCGTGTGCACACGGGGGAGCGGCCCTACCACTGCGGCATCTGCGGCAAGGGCTTCACACAGTCGTCTGTGCTGAGCGGTCACGCCCGTATCCACACTGGCGAGCGCCCCTTCCGCTGCACGCTCTGCGACCGCACTTTCAATAACTCCTCGAACTTTCGCAAACACCAGCGCACCCACTTCCACGGGCCAGGGCCTGGGGTGGGAGAGTCTGGAGGCCAACTGAGACCAACTTCGGTGGCCCAGGAATCGGGGCGCAAGCGTGGGACAGAGAACACT CTCAAAGAAGGGCTTGGAGAGACTGTGAAGGTGAATGTGGAGGTTGACCAGTAG